The Chryseobacterium sp. 52 genome includes a region encoding these proteins:
- a CDS encoding NAD(P)-dependent oxidoreductase, whose product METEKIGFIGLGNMGHPMAKNLEKARFPLSVYNRSSEKAEDFKDKSTVYTQIADLVQNSSIIFTMLTDDHAAKAVYGEVLKLDISGKLFIDMSTISPQVTGELAGAVKIKEASFIDAPVAGSTMPAAEGTLIIMAGGEEKDLQRAMPYLSKLGKAVKHLGENGKGIAGKLSINYFLSAIYQGLAETVLLADQLGIERTAMLEIINESASGSGATKVKTPMLINNQYDPAFGLDLMLKDILLAKNAGADFPLSKVLGETYQAAHDAGFGKDDVIGIINYLKK is encoded by the coding sequence ATGGAGACAGAAAAAATAGGATTCATTGGATTAGGAAATATGGGTCATCCTATGGCTAAAAACCTTGAAAAAGCGAGATTTCCACTTTCGGTTTACAACAGATCCTCTGAAAAAGCTGAAGATTTTAAAGACAAATCAACCGTTTATACTCAAATTGCGGATTTGGTTCAGAACAGCAGTATTATTTTTACCATGCTTACTGATGATCATGCCGCGAAAGCAGTGTATGGAGAGGTTTTAAAACTGGATATCAGTGGAAAACTTTTTATAGATATGAGTACCATTTCTCCACAGGTCACCGGTGAACTGGCAGGCGCTGTCAAAATAAAAGAGGCTTCTTTTATTGATGCTCCGGTAGCAGGAAGTACAATGCCGGCTGCAGAAGGCACTTTGATTATTATGGCTGGTGGTGAGGAAAAAGACCTGCAACGTGCAATGCCTTATCTTTCTAAGCTTGGAAAAGCAGTAAAGCATTTGGGTGAAAACGGAAAAGGAATTGCAGGAAAGCTGTCTATTAATTATTTCCTGTCTGCTATTTATCAGGGATTGGCAGAAACCGTTCTGCTTGCTGACCAACTGGGAATTGAACGTACTGCAATGCTAGAAATCATTAATGAAAGTGCCAGCGGAAGCGGAGCTACCAAAGTAAAAACTCCTATGCTGATCAATAATCAGTATGATCCTGCTTTTGGATTAGATCTCATGTTGAAAGATATTCTGCTGGCCAAAAATGCAGGTGCTGATTTTCCTTTGTCTAAGGTTTTGGGTGAAACCTATCAGGCTGCACATGATGCAGGTTTCGGTAAAGATGATGTAATCGGTATTATTAATTATCTGAAAAAATAA
- a CDS encoding chloramphenicol acetyltransferase has product MKVIDIENWNRKEHFEFFSKMNSPYFGFTTEVDCTIAYAQAKENGHSFFAAYLHKSMVAVNAVDEMKLRILDGQVVLYDAIHAGTTIGREDGTFGFAFIPFSKDFNVFNAVMQEEIEAVKQTSGLRITNGELGKDLVRHSTIPWNSFSALLHPTSFNNSESVPKITFGKFNSRDGKKYLPVSIEAHHGLADGIHIARYLEEFQKQLNTVL; this is encoded by the coding sequence ATGAAGGTCATAGACATCGAAAACTGGAACAGAAAAGAACATTTTGAGTTTTTTTCAAAAATGAATAGCCCATACTTTGGATTTACCACTGAAGTTGACTGTACAATCGCTTATGCTCAGGCAAAGGAAAACGGACATTCATTTTTTGCGGCTTATCTCCATAAGTCTATGGTAGCAGTAAATGCGGTAGATGAAATGAAACTGAGGATCTTAGACGGGCAGGTTGTTTTGTATGATGCTATTCATGCAGGAACTACCATTGGAAGGGAAGATGGAACTTTTGGCTTTGCATTCATCCCTTTTTCTAAAGATTTTAATGTATTTAATGCAGTGATGCAGGAGGAAATAGAGGCTGTAAAACAAACTTCCGGACTCAGGATCACTAATGGAGAACTGGGGAAAGACCTGGTGAGACATTCAACAATTCCATGGAATTCTTTCAGTGCTCTGCTGCATCCTACCAGTTTTAACAACTCGGAATCTGTTCCAAAAATCACATTTGGAAAATTCAATAGCCGCGACGGTAAAAAGTATCTTCCGGTTTCAATAGAGGCTCATCACGGACTGGCAGACGGGATTCATATCGCGAGATATCTGGAGGAGTTTCAGAAACAACTGAACACGGTACTATAA
- a CDS encoding BRCT domain-containing protein, giving the protein MTNFENSDLQVVTTKSRADKAINSLKGLLLGIISDDVIDVKEMDELRLWAKDHYDLVHRNPFREFMLLIENTASNEIPAKEAVEDLYWLCQKYEHGSIYYDGITSDLQLLQGIFHGILADGVLNDDEIFKLHEWLSENEHLNSYYPYDEIRSLVLSIVADKIIDEEERTVLTAFMKQFVELKNTDIAAKIDRDTAEVNISGICAVDPEIIFENKTFCITGILSRGSRSELQQAIQDKGGVPVNTISRKTDYLIIGDTNNACWSYSCYGRKVEKALGLRKEGHTIVMVHEFDVFDAI; this is encoded by the coding sequence ATGACCAATTTTGAAAATTCAGACTTGCAGGTTGTTACGACCAAATCCAGGGCAGATAAAGCAATTAATTCACTAAAAGGCCTTCTTTTAGGAATTATTTCAGATGATGTAATTGACGTCAAAGAAATGGATGAGCTTAGATTATGGGCAAAAGATCATTACGACCTGGTCCATAGGAATCCTTTCCGCGAATTCATGCTTTTGATTGAAAATACAGCCTCTAATGAAATACCTGCGAAAGAAGCTGTAGAAGACCTGTATTGGCTGTGTCAGAAATATGAGCATGGCAGCATTTACTATGATGGAATTACCTCTGATCTGCAGCTGCTGCAAGGGATTTTTCATGGCATTCTGGCAGACGGTGTTTTAAATGATGATGAAATTTTCAAGCTTCATGAATGGCTTTCAGAAAATGAACATTTAAACTCCTATTATCCGTATGATGAAATCAGAAGTCTGGTATTGTCCATTGTTGCAGATAAAATAATTGATGAAGAGGAAAGAACCGTCCTTACCGCTTTTATGAAGCAGTTTGTTGAGTTAAAGAATACTGATATTGCTGCCAAAATAGACCGGGATACCGCAGAGGTAAATATTTCCGGTATTTGTGCCGTAGATCCTGAAATTATCTTTGAAAACAAAACATTCTGCATTACAGGAATCTTAAGCAGGGGAAGCCGCAGTGAGTTGCAGCAGGCTATTCAGGATAAAGGTGGAGTTCCTGTCAACACTATTTCCAGAAAAACTGATTATCTTATCATAGGTGATACGAATAACGCCTGTTGGAGCTATTCCTGCTATGGGAGAAAGGTAGAAAAAGCACTTGGCCTTAGAAAAGAAGGACATACCATTGTGATGGTCCACGAGTTTGATGTTTTTGACGCCATTTGA
- a CDS encoding tellurite resistance TerB C-terminal domain-containing protein: protein MQNEHHDDSIIDVSGNRDIPIDFGPNLRTEELIPENTPPPQYDPEGWKIGKKYIRKLSLNHEQTAMLDRLWFADNVFNEIEYCRIQILKQFLRAVEYLHTSCIPVNKSYATVIEELSEIIVCLQYNYRKESLNYRYTYDAVQTEIFNHILKCCENNVREVYGIKRKINTDFNYPNPDILHQYNRKIVSKLEVFLTENQHQILDADHRTNIILNENNTGRWKTKFETIKEDYSNSIAFEREISRLAEVNIKNPSQDMIFFEASKFVAKYDKIGALKFYLHYVDKDLNSSKSDKKQLTKNIQKSLFTTTEQLNDFEKILNELMLTRDLAKALEKSAQLYLPKRKKIVIDPDAVENVQKQHSGTVALLEEYLKDDEAENSSIRTEEPDEEEELMINISYQNTEIKTQKYLEDLKLSDIQQEILELFEKQSFNIPQSEMAVFLQSKNLFMGSTIDSINDLCFETLDDILIEEEDEYFTINTDYYKKLLNND from the coding sequence ATGCAGAATGAACATCATGACGACTCCATAATTGATGTGTCCGGAAACAGAGATATTCCGATTGATTTTGGACCAAATCTTCGTACGGAAGAACTTATCCCTGAAAATACGCCACCACCTCAGTATGATCCTGAAGGCTGGAAAATAGGAAAAAAATACATCAGAAAACTCAGTTTAAACCATGAACAGACTGCTATGCTGGACAGATTGTGGTTTGCTGATAATGTTTTCAATGAAATTGAATATTGCAGGATACAGATATTAAAACAGTTTTTAAGAGCGGTAGAATATCTTCATACTTCCTGTATTCCTGTCAATAAATCGTATGCCACCGTTATTGAGGAACTGTCGGAAATTATTGTTTGTCTGCAGTACAATTACAGAAAAGAGAGCCTGAATTACAGGTATACATATGATGCGGTTCAGACGGAAATTTTCAATCATATTTTGAAATGTTGTGAAAATAATGTCAGGGAGGTTTATGGGATCAAAAGAAAAATCAATACAGATTTTAATTATCCTAATCCTGATATTCTTCATCAATACAACAGAAAAATAGTTTCGAAGCTTGAAGTTTTTCTTACTGAAAACCAGCACCAGATCCTGGATGCCGATCACAGAACAAATATCATTCTGAATGAAAACAATACCGGACGCTGGAAAACAAAATTTGAAACCATTAAAGAAGATTATTCCAATTCTATAGCTTTTGAAAGAGAAATTTCCAGACTGGCGGAGGTTAATATTAAAAATCCTTCTCAGGATATGATCTTTTTTGAGGCTTCAAAATTTGTGGCAAAGTATGACAAAATAGGTGCGCTCAAATTTTATCTCCATTATGTTGATAAAGATCTGAACTCTTCAAAATCTGACAAAAAACAGCTTACCAAGAATATTCAGAAGAGTCTTTTCACAACAACTGAACAGCTTAATGATTTTGAAAAGATCCTGAACGAATTGATGCTTACCAGAGATCTTGCAAAAGCCCTTGAAAAATCTGCTCAGCTCTATCTTCCGAAGAGAAAGAAGATTGTCATAGACCCGGATGCAGTGGAAAATGTTCAAAAACAGCATTCCGGAACTGTAGCCTTACTGGAAGAGTACCTTAAAGATGATGAAGCAGAAAATAGCTCCATCAGAACAGAGGAGCCGGATGAAGAGGAGGAATTGATGATTAATATTAGTTATCAAAATACTGAAATCAAAACTCAAAAATATCTTGAAGACCTGAAATTATCCGATATTCAGCAGGAGATTTTGGAATTGTTTGAAAAGCAGAGCTTTAATATACCTCAAAGTGAAATGGCTGTGTTTTTACAGTCTAAAAATTTGTTCATGGGGTCCACAATTGATTCCATCAATGATCTCTGTTTTGAAACCCTTGATGACATCCTTATTGAAGAAGAGGATGAATATTTTACCATTAATACTGATTATTATAAAAAACTATTAAACAATGATTGA
- a CDS encoding ATP-binding protein produces MIDNIKPKEATSIINSLVSGVVPKIGVQHITVGRSEEINAFISALEDVKNGHSMAKFWIGDFGSGKSFMLHLLNTVALKQKFVVSNADFTPDNRLYSNDGKSVILYSAIMDNIAIQTKPEGGALQTLLEKWIEQVIAKTAEDHRISLSDIRNDQYLGLIQNAIMKTVSEITEVGGFDFGSVIVKYYEGYIKGDELLRRNALKWLKGEYKTKTEARQDLGVREIINDSNFYDMLKNFCKFFVSMGYSGFMINLDEAINLYKISTAAAREKNYEKILSIYNDCFQGKISNLFINFAGTKEFLENERRGLFSYQALKSRLETNKFETLEIRDFAQPVIKLTPLDHNEIFVLLKKLKLIFDFNYKTELNISDDEIFAFMEEMFNKPGASEFLTPREVIRDFLNILNIIRQNPTVDKKQLFGDIEISDERPNDLVLLDSIEEI; encoded by the coding sequence ATGATTGACAATATTAAACCCAAAGAAGCGACTTCTATTATCAATTCTCTGGTAAGCGGGGTTGTTCCAAAGATTGGAGTACAACATATAACCGTTGGAAGGTCTGAAGAAATCAATGCTTTTATCAGCGCTCTGGAGGATGTGAAAAACGGCCACAGCATGGCAAAATTCTGGATCGGTGATTTTGGAAGCGGAAAATCCTTTATGCTTCATTTACTGAATACCGTGGCGCTGAAACAGAAATTTGTAGTGTCCAATGCAGATTTTACACCAGATAACAGACTGTACTCCAATGACGGAAAAAGTGTGATCTTATATTCTGCGATCATGGATAATATTGCCATTCAGACTAAACCTGAAGGCGGAGCATTGCAGACCTTACTGGAAAAATGGATTGAGCAGGTGATTGCTAAAACCGCAGAAGACCACCGGATTTCTTTGTCTGATATCAGAAATGATCAGTATTTGGGACTGATTCAAAATGCTATTATGAAAACAGTCAGTGAAATTACTGAAGTGGGCGGTTTTGATTTCGGTTCTGTGATCGTAAAATATTATGAAGGCTACATCAAAGGTGATGAACTTCTTCGCAGAAATGCCCTGAAATGGCTGAAAGGTGAATACAAAACCAAGACAGAAGCCAGGCAGGATCTGGGCGTAAGGGAAATCATCAATGACTCTAATTTCTATGATATGCTTAAGAATTTCTGCAAATTCTTTGTCAGCATGGGATACAGCGGTTTCATGATCAATCTGGATGAAGCCATTAACCTTTATAAAATCTCTACAGCCGCGGCCCGTGAGAAGAATTACGAAAAGATTTTATCAATTTATAATGACTGTTTTCAAGGGAAAATTTCCAACCTGTTTATCAATTTCGCAGGAACTAAAGAATTTCTGGAAAATGAAAGGCGAGGCCTTTTCAGTTATCAGGCTTTAAAATCAAGACTGGAAACCAATAAGTTTGAAACTCTTGAGATCAGGGATTTTGCACAACCTGTAATTAAATTAACTCCTTTAGACCACAATGAAATCTTCGTCCTGCTGAAAAAGTTAAAACTGATTTTTGATTTTAATTATAAAACAGAACTGAACATCAGCGACGATGAAATTTTTGCTTTTATGGAAGAAATGTTCAACAAACCGGGAGCTTCAGAATTCCTTACCCCCAGAGAAGTGATCAGGGATTTCTTAAATATTCTGAACATTATCAGACAGAATCCGACGGTGGACAAAAAGCAGCTTTTCGGAGACATTGAGATTTCAGATGAAAGACCGAACGATCTGGTTCTTTTAGACAGCATTGAAGAAATATGA
- a CDS encoding DEAD/DEAH box helicase, with amino-acid sequence MTAFNLLSEPIRKYIRDQKWESLRPIQEAAIQRIISTDNNYVLISRTASGKTEAAFLPILSKVNFKEQGVKVLYISPLIALINDQFMRVEKLCEYLDVPVTKWHGEASKGAKDRLIKNPEGIVLITPESLEAMFVNKPYNIHHLFSTLEYVVIDEIHAFLGSDRGIHLQSLLQRLQKINTDKFRTVALSATVSDENKYSELKEFLGDPEHTKVIKDTTPKPINAVFKYFEGTGEELPLELLKDLYIRTRDRKILVFPNARGRVEEVAVRLKKLSEKVGGHPNYFSHHSSVDKEVREYVEFFAKKSTHENFCISCTSTLELGIDIGNVDEVAQIDATHSIASLIQRVGRSGRREGKASNLFLYATDQWSLLQSLACWLLFKEQYIEPVSVHHKPYDVLVHQLLSMVKGASGITLAKLLEELAANAAFKNITAEEITDIINHLAEIDFLEKLGHEYIIGIEGEKVVNTKDFYTLFHTPVFFRVSSQGVKIGELPLSSQIRTDENIYLSARIWKIKDIDYESKKIEVIPAKDGNKPRFFGDAADTASKIREKMLEILISDEEYDFLDEMGQQAIRQMRKDFSIYDLKSYQTERPLFSGNNKLVFYSFTGSKVNRTLSFIMNRMGIKNELYERESEFEIDLLKKSEFMSILKDVNLNHVNFDVALTELIEDSPEVLSFSKWGVYLPIHYQAQILKSRSFDFEGCNQFLQNLKCIENHPEN; translated from the coding sequence ATGACAGCTTTCAACCTGCTTTCTGAACCCATCAGAAAATACATCCGCGATCAAAAATGGGAGAGTTTAAGGCCGATACAGGAAGCTGCTATCCAACGAATTATTTCTACGGACAATAATTATGTTTTAATTTCCAGAACGGCTTCAGGTAAAACCGAGGCTGCTTTTCTGCCTATTCTTTCAAAAGTTAATTTTAAGGAACAAGGCGTAAAAGTACTCTATATTTCACCGTTAATTGCGTTGATCAATGATCAGTTCATGAGGGTAGAGAAGCTTTGCGAATATCTGGATGTGCCTGTCACAAAATGGCACGGAGAAGCTTCTAAAGGAGCAAAAGACCGGTTGATTAAAAACCCGGAAGGAATCGTACTGATTACCCCGGAATCTCTGGAAGCAATGTTTGTGAATAAGCCTTACAATATTCACCATCTTTTTTCAACACTTGAATATGTGGTGATTGATGAAATTCATGCATTTCTGGGTTCAGACAGAGGAATTCATCTGCAGTCTCTGTTACAGCGTCTTCAGAAAATCAATACAGATAAATTCAGGACTGTAGCACTTTCTGCAACGGTAAGTGATGAAAATAAATATAGTGAACTCAAGGAATTTCTGGGAGATCCTGAACATACAAAAGTAATCAAGGACACCACTCCTAAACCTATTAATGCTGTTTTTAAATATTTTGAAGGCACAGGAGAAGAATTACCGCTGGAACTCCTGAAAGATCTTTACATCAGAACCAGAGACCGTAAAATATTGGTTTTTCCCAATGCAAGAGGACGGGTAGAAGAAGTGGCTGTCAGACTGAAAAAACTCTCTGAAAAAGTGGGTGGACATCCTAATTATTTTTCCCATCACTCTTCTGTAGATAAAGAAGTACGTGAATATGTAGAATTCTTTGCTAAAAAAAGCACCCATGAAAATTTTTGCATATCCTGTACATCAACATTAGAATTAGGGATTGATATAGGAAATGTAGATGAAGTTGCTCAAATTGATGCCACTCACAGCATTGCATCCCTCATTCAGAGAGTAGGAAGGAGCGGAAGAAGAGAAGGGAAGGCCAGCAACCTGTTTTTATATGCGACAGATCAATGGAGTCTTCTTCAGTCTCTGGCATGCTGGCTGCTTTTTAAAGAACAGTATATTGAACCGGTTTCTGTTCATCATAAACCCTATGATGTACTGGTTCATCAGCTGCTTTCAATGGTGAAAGGAGCTTCAGGAATCACACTTGCTAAACTTTTAGAAGAGCTGGCTGCGAACGCTGCTTTTAAGAATATTACGGCTGAAGAAATTACAGATATCATTAACCATCTTGCAGAAATTGACTTCCTGGAAAAACTAGGACATGAATATATTATCGGGATTGAAGGAGAAAAAGTTGTCAATACAAAGGATTTTTATACTCTTTTTCATACCCCTGTATTTTTCAGGGTATCCAGTCAGGGAGTGAAAATTGGCGAATTACCGTTGTCATCGCAGATCAGAACCGATGAGAATATCTATCTCTCAGCCAGAATATGGAAAATAAAAGACATTGATTATGAATCCAAAAAAATAGAGGTCATACCAGCTAAAGACGGAAATAAACCCAGGTTTTTTGGAGATGCCGCTGATACCGCATCAAAGATCCGGGAAAAAATGCTGGAAATCCTTATTTCCGATGAAGAATATGACTTTCTGGATGAGATGGGGCAGCAAGCCATCAGACAAATGCGGAAGGATTTTTCTATATATGATCTTAAGTCTTACCAAACGGAAAGACCTTTGTTTTCAGGTAATAATAAACTTGTATTTTACTCATTTACCGGATCTAAAGTGAACAGAACTTTAAGCTTTATCATGAATAGAATGGGGATTAAAAATGAACTGTACGAAAGAGAAAGTGAGTTTGAAATCGATCTTTTAAAGAAATCTGAATTCATGTCTATACTTAAAGATGTGAATTTAAATCATGTAAATTTTGATGTGGCTTTGACAGAATTAATAGAAGATTCTCCGGAGGTTCTGAGCTTTTCAAAATGGGGAGTCTATCTGCCAATACACTATCAGGCTCAGATCCTGAAAAGCCGATCTTTTGATTTTGAAGGCTGTAATCAGTTTCTCCAAAATTTAAAATGTATAGAAAATCATCCTGAAAATTAA
- a CDS encoding helix-turn-helix transcriptional regulator, whose product MKNEKSQSSLEDLSQKNVIQDEIMALAKENSPRLLNKFRLVYPDFFDKIKNVHPNLKNSELIFCIYLKLNFTTKEIATYTFVTPKAIQNRKNRIRKKLMIPSELDIYKWFNDL is encoded by the coding sequence ATGAAAAACGAAAAATCACAATCCAGTTTAGAAGATTTGAGTCAAAAAAATGTAATACAGGACGAGATCATGGCATTAGCCAAAGAAAATTCCCCGCGCTTGCTAAATAAATTCAGATTAGTGTACCCTGATTTTTTTGATAAGATTAAAAATGTACATCCCAATCTCAAAAATTCTGAACTTATTTTCTGCATTTATCTGAAACTCAACTTTACGACTAAGGAAATTGCGACATATACTTTTGTGACTCCAAAAGCCATCCAGAACAGAAAAAACAGGATCCGGAAAAAGCTTATGATTCCTTCTGAGCTGGATATCTACAAATGGTTTAATGATCTTTAA
- a CDS encoding MBL fold metallo-hydrolase has protein sequence MKIIPLKEGNFSASKTKDFTLLTDENFDTVKGIKMSVQPFLIVTANDYILLDAGIGWENAEGKTVISELLEKEHITPEQITRLLLSHLHKDHIDGSIRKTENGFEPVFPNAEIYIQKRELAFAMENKGNPSFDFDTLEKLISLPDIVWMDEDMGNISNEISFEVVGGHTPFMQVFWIRENNETVFYGADNLPQESYLKYHLAYKSDFDGRKAMELRLKWQEEAAKDQWKILLYHDLNKAVIQI, from the coding sequence ATGAAAATTATTCCGCTTAAAGAAGGTAATTTCTCGGCCAGCAAAACAAAAGACTTTACATTATTGACAGATGAAAACTTTGATACCGTTAAAGGAATTAAAATGTCTGTGCAGCCGTTTCTCATCGTTACAGCAAATGATTATATTCTTCTTGATGCAGGAATTGGATGGGAAAACGCCGAAGGAAAGACTGTAATTTCTGAACTATTGGAAAAAGAGCATATCACACCTGAGCAAATTACCAGATTACTGCTTTCACATCTTCATAAAGATCATATTGACGGCAGTATACGAAAGACTGAAAATGGTTTTGAACCTGTATTTCCAAATGCCGAAATTTACATTCAGAAGCGGGAGCTGGCTTTTGCCATGGAAAATAAAGGAAATCCGTCTTTTGATTTTGATACGCTGGAAAAACTGATCAGTCTGCCCGATATTGTATGGATGGATGAAGACATGGGAAATATCAGTAATGAGATCTCTTTTGAAGTGGTGGGCGGCCATACTCCTTTTATGCAGGTATTCTGGATCAGAGAAAATAATGAGACTGTTTTTTATGGGGCAGACAACCTTCCCCAGGAATCTTATCTGAAATATCATCTGGCTTATAAAAGCGATTTTGATGGAAGAAAAGCGATGGAATTAAGATTGAAATGGCAGGAAGAAGCCGCCAAAGATCAATGGAAAATACTGCTTTATCATGATCTGAACAAAGCAGTAATTCAAATATAA
- a CDS encoding NUDIX hydrolase, with product MDSKQQLLQQSIAAKEIFLPHISADPVIFGFEHNELKVLLLKTNYRKKWLLPGGYVRKDEDLDEAVKRILQERTGVVDIYLEEFGVFGKKNRSESYFEDFDETLFQKQRFISVGYYALYNPSRFNLIPDEYSETCEWIFLSKLPEIELAMDHREIIEKAHLILRQKIAAIPVGRNLLPEKFTLPELQKLYEAVLGRELNRGNFYRKIKNLGILKKLEEQRRGGAHKAPDLYSFDEENYVQALKNGLNSW from the coding sequence ATGGATTCTAAACAACAGCTTTTACAGCAGTCAATCGCAGCAAAAGAAATTTTCCTGCCTCACATTTCAGCCGACCCCGTTATTTTTGGATTTGAGCATAACGAGCTTAAAGTTCTGCTTCTGAAAACCAATTACAGAAAAAAATGGCTGCTTCCCGGTGGTTACGTAAGAAAAGATGAAGATCTGGATGAAGCGGTAAAAAGAATACTTCAAGAAAGAACCGGTGTAGTAGACATCTACCTTGAAGAGTTCGGGGTATTTGGAAAGAAAAACAGAAGCGAATCTTATTTTGAAGATTTTGATGAAACCCTTTTCCAGAAACAGCGGTTTATTTCCGTAGGATATTATGCATTGTACAATCCATCAAGGTTTAATCTTATTCCTGATGAGTACAGTGAAACCTGTGAATGGATTTTCCTCAGTAAGCTGCCGGAGATAGAACTGGCGATGGATCATCGGGAGATCATCGAGAAAGCTCATCTTATATTACGGCAGAAAATTGCAGCCATTCCTGTTGGCAGAAACCTTCTTCCGGAAAAATTCACCTTGCCCGAGCTTCAGAAACTGTATGAGGCCGTTTTAGGAAGAGAGCTTAACCGTGGAAATTTTTACAGGAAAATAAAGAATCTGGGAATCCTGAAAAAGCTTGAAGAACAGCGGCGTGGCGGTGCTCATAAAGCGCCTGACCTCTACTCTTTTGATGAAGAAAATTATGTTCAGGCTTTGAAAAACGGATTGAACAGTTGGTAA
- a CDS encoding MFS transporter: MQASSSPGISRTVIWLMAVISGLVVANNYYNQPLLALISDDLHVSESAASRISVLTQIGYALGLLLLVPLGDKFFRKKLILIDLFLVFGSLLWMTFANQLWMLYAASLLIGATSVIPQLFIPIAAELSSDKEKSSNIGVVMSGLLLGILLSRFIGGIVGDVWGWRAMFGIAAGLMILVWIAVYKMLPEMQPNFKGTYKELMRSVAHLAKTQPILQLASFRGAMAFGSMCALFTTLVFHMEKPPFNAGSSVVGSFGLAGAVGALAAAKVGKLQKYLDINRIILYSLFIVVGSWAFTYFAGETYWGLIVGVILVDLGVQSSHIMNQTNYFLIKSNAVNRLNTVYMVSYFIGGSLGTWLASIAWQYAQWDGVCFVGASFGLLAIIAHVLFRNKVNASQS; this comes from the coding sequence ATGCAGGCAAGTTCATCCCCTGGTATTTCGCGTACTGTAATCTGGCTGATGGCCGTTATTTCCGGTCTTGTGGTAGCCAATAATTATTATAATCAGCCATTACTGGCACTTATTTCCGACGATCTTCATGTTTCTGAAAGTGCGGCAAGCAGAATTTCTGTACTGACCCAAATAGGATATGCATTGGGATTGTTGCTTCTCGTCCCTTTGGGAGATAAATTTTTCCGTAAAAAGCTTATTCTAATTGATTTATTTTTAGTTTTCGGTTCATTATTGTGGATGACATTCGCTAATCAGCTATGGATGCTATATGCAGCCAGTCTTTTAATCGGTGCCACATCTGTGATTCCTCAGTTATTTATTCCGATCGCTGCTGAACTGTCTTCGGACAAAGAAAAATCTTCCAATATCGGAGTGGTGATGTCAGGGTTATTGTTAGGAATTCTTTTATCCCGGTTTATAGGTGGAATTGTTGGAGATGTATGGGGTTGGAGAGCGATGTTCGGGATTGCGGCAGGATTGATGATTCTGGTATGGATTGCCGTCTATAAAATGCTCCCGGAAATGCAGCCTAATTTCAAAGGAACTTATAAAGAACTGATGCGCTCCGTAGCTCATCTGGCAAAAACACAGCCTATATTGCAACTGGCTTCATTCCGTGGTGCCATGGCGTTCGGGTCTATGTGTGCTTTATTTACCACGTTGGTCTTTCATATGGAAAAACCACCTTTTAATGCAGGATCTTCAGTTGTTGGAAGTTTCGGATTGGCCGGAGCAGTAGGAGCGCTGGCAGCAGCGAAGGTGGGGAAACTTCAGAAATATCTGGATATCAACAGAATCATATTGTATTCACTTTTTATTGTGGTAGGAAGCTGGGCTTTTACCTATTTTGCAGGGGAAACGTACTGGGGCCTTATCGTTGGCGTTATCCTTGTTGACCTTGGAGTACAGTCAAGTCATATCATGAATCAGACCAATTACTTTTTAATAAAATCCAATGCTGTCAACCGGTTGAATACGGTGTATATGGTTTCTTACTTCATCGGAGGATCACTTGGGACATGGCTGGCTTCTATTGCCTGGCAGTATGCCCAATGGGACGGTGTATGCTTTGTAGGGGCATCTTTTGGACTGTTGGCAATCATAGCGCATGTGCTTTTCAGGAATAAAGTAAATGCATCTCAATCTTAA
- a CDS encoding winged helix-turn-helix transcriptional regulator — MGKIKENSTNNINKKYIQECALSYAVCKIGGRWKLLILNRLKDRKLRFSEVRDRICGITERMLTLQLRELEKEGLVKRTVHAEVPPRVDYELTAIARELIPIWEELEKWGNKHRDLTQENIQEN, encoded by the coding sequence ATGGGAAAAATAAAGGAAAATTCGACGAATAATATCAATAAAAAGTACATACAGGAATGCGCACTTTCATATGCCGTTTGTAAGATTGGCGGAAGATGGAAGCTCTTGATTTTAAACAGACTGAAGGACAGAAAACTGCGTTTCAGTGAAGTCCGGGACCGTATCTGCGGAATCACCGAACGCATGCTTACACTACAGCTTCGAGAACTGGAAAAAGAAGGGCTGGTAAAAAGAACTGTCCATGCAGAAGTTCCTCCAAGAGTTGACTATGAACTCACCGCCATAGCCAGAGAACTTATCCCGATATGGGAAGAGCTGGAAAAATGGGGAAATAAACACAGAGATTTAACTCAGGAAAATATTCAGGAGAATTAA